The following coding sequences lie in one Arabidopsis thaliana chromosome 3, partial sequence genomic window:
- the ACBP4 gene encoding acyl-CoA binding protein 4 (acyl-CoA binding protein 4 (ACBP4); FUNCTIONS IN: acyl-CoA binding; INVOLVED IN: lipid transport; LOCATED IN: cytosol, nucleus; EXPRESSED IN: 27 plant structures; EXPRESSED DURING: 15 growth stages; CONTAINS InterPro DOMAIN/s: Galactose oxidase/kelch, beta-propeller (InterPro:IPR011043), Kelch repeat type 2 (InterPro:IPR011498), Acyl-CoA-binding protein, ACBP (InterPro:IPR000582), Kelch-type beta propeller (InterPro:IPR015915), FERM/acyl-CoA-binding protein, 3-helical bundle (InterPro:IPR014352); BEST Arabidopsis thaliana protein match is: acyl-CoA binding protein 5 (TAIR:AT5G27630.1); Has 35333 Blast hits to 34131 proteins in 2444 species: Archae - 798; Bacteria - 22429; Metazoa - 974; Fungi - 991; Plants - 531; Viruses - 0; Other Eukaryotes - 9610 (source: NCBI BLink).), with amino-acid sequence MAMPRATSGPAYPERFYAAASYVGLDGSDSSAKNVISKFPDDTALLLYALYQQATVGPCNTPKPSAWRPVEQSKWKSWQGLGTMPSIEAMRLFVKILEEDDPGWYSRASNDIPDPVVDVQINQRAKDEPVVENGSTFSETKTISTENGRLAETQDKDVVSEDSNTVSVYNQWTAPQTSGQRPKARYEHGAAVIQDKMYIYGGNHNGRYLGDLHVLDLKSWTWSRVETKVATESQETSTPTLLAPCAGHSLIAWDNKLLSIGGHTKDPSESMQVKVFDPHTITWSMLKTYGKPPVSRGGQSVTMVGKTLVIFGGQDAKRSLLNDLHILDLDTMTWDEIDAVGVSPSPRSDHAAAVHAERFLLIFGGGSHATCFDDLHVLDLQTMEWSRPAQQGDAPTPRAGHAGVTIGENWFIVGGGDNKSGASESVVLNMSTLAWSVVASVQGRVPLASEGLSLVVSSYNGEDVLVAFGGYNGRYNNEINLLKPSHKSTLQTKTLEAPLPGSLSAVNNATTRDIESEVEVSQEGRVREIVMDNVNPGSKVEGNSERIIATIKSEKEELEASLNKERMQTLQLRQELGEAELRNTDLYKELQSVRGQLAAEQSRCFKLEVDVAELRQKLQTLETLQKELELLQRQKAASEQAAMNAKRQGSGGVWGWLAGSPQEKDDDSP; translated from the exons atgGCTATGCCTAGGGCAACCTCTGGTCCCGCTTACCCGGAGAGGTTCTACGCTGCTGCATCTTATGTCGGTCTCGACGGATCTGATTCGTCGGCGAAAAACGTCATCTCGAAATTCCCCGATGATACTGCACTACTTCTCTATGCGCTATACCAGCAG GCTACTGTAGGACCATGCAACACTCCGAAACCTAGTGCCTGGAGACCAGTGGAGCAAAGCAAATGGAAAAG TTGGCAGGGGCTCGGAACCATGCCCTCCATTGAGGCAATGCGTCTCTTTGTGAAAATTCTGGAG GAAGATGATCCTGGTTGGTATTCGAGGGCATCTAATGATATTCCAGATCCTGTTGTAGATGTCCAAATTAAT CAGAGAGCAAAAGATGAGCCTGTTGTTGAGAATGGGAGCACATTTAGtgagacaaaaacaatttctacgGAGAATGGACGTTTGGCTGAAACCCAAGATAAAGATGTAGTCTCAGAAGACTCAAATACTGTTTCTGTATATAACCAGTGGACTGCACCCCAAACATCAGGTCAGCGTCCAAAAGCTCGTTACGag cATGGCGCAGCAGTTATTCAAGAtaagatgtatatatatggtggAAATCACAATGGCCGTTACCTTGGTGATCTTCAT GTTCTAGATTTAAAAAGTTGGACTTGGTCAAGAGTTGAAACCAAGGTTGCAACAGAATCTCAGGAAACATCAACTCCGACATTGTTAGCTCCTTGTGCTGGTCATTCTTTG ATAGCATGGGACAACAAGCTGCTGTCTATCGGTGGTCACACAAAGGATCCCTCAGAATCTATGCAAG TGAAGGTCTTTGATCCCCATACCATTACATGGTCAATGTTAAAGACATATGGAAAACCACCG GTTTCACGTGGAGGCCAGTCAGTTACAATGGTGGGTAAAACCTTGGTGATATTTGGCGGGCAAGATGCAAAGAGATCACTTCTGAACGATTTGCATATACTTGACCTAGACACGATGACCTGGGATGAGATAGATGCCGT GGGTGTATCTCCATCTCCGAGGTCTGATCATGCTGCTGCAGTGCATGCAGAACGGTTCCTTCTTATCTTTGGTGGCGGCTCACATGCAACCTGTTTCGATGACCTGCATGTCCTTGATTTGCAAACT ATGGAGTGGTCAAGACCAGCACAGCAAGGTGATGCACCAACTCCAAGAGCTGGACATGCTGGCGTGACAATTGGGGAGAACTGGTTTATTGTTGGTGGCGGTGATAACAAGAGTG GGGCATCGGAGAGTGTTGTACTAAACATGTCAACTCTTGCATGGTCGGTCGTTGCTTCAGTTCAAGGACGTGTACCTCTTGCTAGCGAG GGATTAAGTTTAGTGGTGAGTTCATACAATGGTGAAGATGTACTAGTCGCTTTTGGTGGATACAATGGACGTTACAATAACGAA ATTAATCTTCTTAAACCAAGCCACAAATCAACATTGCAAACAAAGACTCTGGAAGCGCCTTTGCCAGGTAGTCTTTCTGCTGTTAATAATGCCACAACCAGAGACATTGAGTCTGAGGTTGAGGTGAGCCAAGAAGGCAGGGTACGGGAAATTGTCATGGACAATGTTAACCCTGGATCAAAG GTTGAAGGAAACAGCGAACGCATTATTGCGACTATTAAATCTGAGAAGGAAGAGCTGGAGGCATCACTGAACAAAGAGAGGATGCAGACTCTCCAACTAAGGCAAGAGTTAGGAGAAGCAGAATTACGAAACACAGATTTGTACAAG GAACTTCAATCTGTTCGTGGCCAACTTGCAGCCGAACAATCAAGGTGTTTCAAACTGGAG GTTGATGTTGCAGAGCTAAGACAAAAGCTTCAAACATTGGAAACACTACAGAAGGAACTCGAACTCCTGCAACGTCAAAAGGCTGCCTCAGAACAAGCTGCAATGAACGCTAAACGACAGGGCTCGGGTGGCGTATGGGGCTGGCTCGCTGGAAGCCCTCAGgaaaaagatgatgattcGCCTTGA
- a CDS encoding Tudor/PWWP/MBT superfamily protein, whose amino-acid sequence MNSAEVNVNPRVFGDSFVTFSGNGSGKFEMIDQAEAFLMELDSVAADTGSDGNGNVDLGSRVSNSETEPRFCEMKREIRDSDHRFYELCNESGEKKMEKRRVPDYKSFLSEFDDYVAREKMGSRNSKALSYGFEVGDMVWGKVKSHPWWPGQIFNEAFASPSVRRVKKMGYVLVAFFGDNSYGWFDPAELIPFEPHVKEKSQQTSSDHFAKAVEEAMNEVGRRSALGLTCKCRNQYNFRPINAQGYFAVDVPDYEVQAIYSSKQIQKARDSFSSVQTLAFVKRCALAPQECDTDSLKSFQKKVAVCAFRRAVFEEFDETYEQAFRARSVYCLMKTHEPLNRAPLRETLGNPKSYTKAMNVKDSTKQDKYLPKRREEAGDMTVQFGQVQESSQFQGINGSSAWDRLLQRRTPCLQTPRKHEQTGLVSMNFTSSSGNIPGKKSSVSKLSRDDDKGLAQESDVRMGEKATLFPDQEKFEPMKSLKQDETGTNSRSNKSSLKLFSGGKFSAGVGIKKGNVVKRSSGEMKSENCPPEPKKKKKEYVSELNRDTPDKRKALSSGEAWAKKSSQVDSAKRRSNMLIVKLDGLQLLSNLLALSLDPLFGSSDRSSFRVIRQFFFHFRSHVYQKSLATSPSATKLSKSAKTLCRANEQSKAGRNRISSDSQQDVPSTKKLKKTIQFKPLASDKKTNQDATKRSSLAPLNPVRDQCRVPINAKPAIVQQEKKTGPSAMVVEPTMLVMMFPPGESLPSIDLLKARFGRFGQLDQSAIRVSWKSSICRVGFLYKLDAQTALRYVSGSKSLFGNVNVTYFLRDMKASSASGDHELKKAKRPKTDKPITKPLNQLLEQAPPVHQPNIQLKSCLKKPGNNRNGNHRTVRVKFMLGEKETESPFSVSILPLSSQDSEPKPVNNQVDHVEPPLDPSQLKVDISLQMMELLTRCNDAVANVTGLLGYVPYHSL is encoded by the exons ATGAATTCGGCTGAGGTGAATGTGAATCCTAGGGTTTTTGGTGATAGTTTCGTTACTTTTTCTGGCAATGGCTCCGGGAAATTTGAAATGATTGATCAGGCCGAAGCTTTCCTTATGGAGCTTGATTCGGTTGCTGCAGACACTGGAAGTGATGGAAATGGAAATGTCGATTTAGGTTCTCGAGTGTCTAACAGTGAAACGGAACCTAGATTTTGtgaaatgaaaagagagattagagaCTCTGATCACCGATTTTATGAGCTCTGCAACGAATCTGGtgagaagaaaatggagaaaaggCGAGTTCCGGACTACAAATCTTTCTTATCCGAATTTGACGATTATGTTGCGAGGGAGAAAATGGGTTCTAGAAATTCGAAGGCATTGAGCTATGGTTTTGAAGTGGGAGATATGGTTTGGGGAAAGGTAAAGTCACATCCATGGTGGCCAGGTCAAATATTCAATGAAGCTTTTGCGTCTCCCTCTGTTCGTCGTGTGAAGAAGATGGGTTACGTTCTGGTTGCTTTCTTTGGGGATAATAGTTATGGATGGTTCGATCCTGCTGAGCTTATCCCTTTTGAACCTCATGTGAAGGAGAAATCACAGCAAACTAGTTCGGATCACTTTGCAAAAGCTGTGGAAGAAGCTATGAATGAAGTAGGTAGAAGGTCAGCTCTTGGCTTGACTTGTAAATGTCGGAATCAGTATAACTTTAGGCCTATTAATGCTCAAGGTTACTTTGCTGTAGACGTGCCTGATTACGAGGTCCAAGCTATTTACTCTTCTAAGCAGATTCAGAAAGCTAGGGATAGTTTTTCATCTGTGCAAACTCTAGCTTTTGTGAAGCGGTGTGCATTAGCACCTCAAGAGTGTGATACAGACAGCTTAAAGTCTTTCCAGAAGAAAGTAGCGGTTTGTGCATTCCGTAGAGCAGTGTTTGAGGAGTTTGATGAAACATATGAACAAGCTTTCAGGGCAAGATCTGTATACTGTTTAATGAAGACACATGAACCACTTAATAGAGCACCCCTTCGAG AAACTCTGGGCAACCCAAAGAGCTACACAAAAGCTATGAATGTAAAGGATTCTACTAAACAAGACAAATATCTtccaaaaagaagagaagaagctggtGATATGACAGTTCAATTTGGCCAGGTCCAAGAATCTTCTCAGTTTCAGGGCATCAACGGATCTTCAGCTTGGGATCGTCTACTCCAGAGAAGGACTCCATGTCTCCAAACTCCCAGGAAACATGAGCAGACTGGGCTTGTCAGCATGAACTTCACCTCTTCAAGTGGTAATATTCCTGGAAAgaaatcctctgtttcaaaGCTCTCTCGTGATGATGACAAGGGTTTAGCTCAAGAGTCAGATGTGAGAATGGGAGAAAAAGCAACTCTATTTCCAGATCAGGAGAAATTTGAACCAATGAAAAGCCTTAAACAAGATGAGACTGGAACAAATTCTAGATCTAACAAAAGCTCTCTCAAGCTTTTTAGTGGTGGGAAATTTTCTGCAGGAGTTGGGATCAAGAAAGGCAATGTCGTGAAACGGTCTTCTGGCGAAATGAAATCTGAGAATTGTCCTCCagaaccaaagaaaaagaagaaagagtatgTGTCAGAGCTGAACCGTGACACTCCAGATAAGAGGAAAGCGTTATCTTCTGGAGAAGCTTGGGCCAAGAAATCGTCACAAGTAGATTCAGCAAAGAGACGCTCCAATATGTTGATAGTGAAACTTGATGGTCTGCAGCTGTTGAGTAATTTGCTAGCTCTCTCGCTTGACCCTCTCTTTGGATCCTCAGATAGAAGTTCTTTTAGAGTTATAAGGCAgttcttttttcatttccGATCACATGTTTACCAGAAAAGCTTGGCCACATCTCCTTCCGCAACAAAACTGTCAAAATCTGCAAAGACTTTGTGCAGAGCTAATGAACAATCAAAGGCTGGGAGAAACCGCATATCGTCTGACAGTCAACAAGATGTCCCATCAACTAAGAAGCTAAAGAAAACCATTCAGTTCAAACCACTGGCTTCtgacaagaaaacaaaccaagaTGCAACAAAGAGATCAAGTCTTGCACCTTTAAATCCAGTAAGAGACCAATGTCGAGTTCCCATCAATGCCAAACCAGCTATAgttcaacaagaaaagaagacgGGTCCATCTGCAATGGTAGTTGAGCCAACAATGCTGGTCATGATGTTTCCTCCTGGTGAATCTCTCCCTTCCATTGATCTGCTTAAGGCGAGGTTTGGACGCTTTGGACAGTTGGATCAATCAGCCATCAGAGTTTCCTGGAAATCCTCGATCTGCCGTGTTGGCTTCCTGTATAAACTCGATGCGCAGACTGCCTTAAGATATGTATCAGGAAGCAAATCTCTCTTTGGCAATGTGAATGTGACATACTTTCTCCGTGACATGAAAGCTTCTTCTGCATCCGGAGATCATGAACTGAAGAAAGCCAAGAGGCCCAAGACAGACAAACCCATCACTAAACCATTGAACCAGCTACTAGAGCAAGCACCGCCGGTTCACCAACCAAACATCCAGCTCAAGTCTTGTTTGAAAAAACCAGGCAATAACCGTAATGGTAACCACAGAACAGTACGAGTGAAATTCATGTTGGgtgagaaagaaacagagtcacCATTTTCGGTTTCgattcttcctctctcttcaCAAGACTCAGAACCAAAGCCTGTAAATAACCAAGTGGACCACGTCGAGCCACCACTAGACCCGTCACAGCTTAAGGTGGACATCTCCCTGCAGATGATGGAGCTGTTAACAAGGTGTAACGATGCTGTGGCCAACGTCACGGGTTTGTTGGGTTACGTCCCTTATCATTCCTTATGA
- the ACBP4 gene encoding acyl-CoA binding protein 4 (acyl-CoA binding protein 4 (ACBP4); FUNCTIONS IN: acyl-CoA binding; INVOLVED IN: lipid transport; LOCATED IN: cytosol, nucleus; EXPRESSED IN: 27 plant structures; EXPRESSED DURING: 15 growth stages; CONTAINS InterPro DOMAIN/s: Galactose oxidase/kelch, beta-propeller (InterPro:IPR011043), Kelch repeat type 2 (InterPro:IPR011498), Acyl-CoA-binding protein, ACBP (InterPro:IPR000582), Kelch-type beta propeller (InterPro:IPR015915), FERM/acyl-CoA-binding protein, 3-helical bundle (InterPro:IPR014352); BEST Arabidopsis thaliana protein match is: acyl-CoA binding protein 5 (TAIR:AT5G27630.1); Has 12542 Blast hits to 6987 proteins in 469 species: Archae - 21; Bacteria - 614; Metazoa - 5387; Fungi - 1265; Plants - 2730; Viruses - 3; Other Eukaryotes - 2522 (source: NCBI BLink).) → MAMPRATSGPAYPERFYAAASYVGLDGSDSSAKNVISKFPDDTALLLYALYQQATVGPCNTPKPSAWRPVEQSKWKSWQGLGTMPSIEAMRLFVKILEEDDPGWYSRASNDIPDPVVDVQINRAKDEPVVENGSTFSETKTISTENGRLAETQDKDVVSEDSNTVSVYNQWTAPQTSGQRPKARYEHGAAVIQDKMYIYGGNHNGRYLGDLHVLDLKSWTWSRVETKVATESQETSTPTLLAPCAGHSLIAWDNKLLSIGGHTKDPSESMQVKVFDPHTITWSMLKTYGKPPVSRGGQSVTMVGKTLVIFGGQDAKRSLLNDLHILDLDTMTWDEIDAVGVSPSPRSDHAAAVHAERFLLIFGGGSHATCFDDLHVLDLQTMEWSRPAQQGDAPTPRAGHAGVTIGENWFIVGGGDNKSGASESVVLNMSTLAWSVVASVQGRVPLASEGLSLVVSSYNGEDVLVAFGGYNGRYNNEINLLKPSHKSTLQTKTLEAPLPGSLSAVNNATTRDIESEVEVSQEGRVREIVMDNVNPGSKVEGNSERIIATIKSEKEELEASLNKERMQTLQLRQELGEAELRNTDLYKELQSVRGQLAAEQSRCFKLEVDVAELRQKLQTLETLQKELELLQRQKAASEQAAMNAKRQGSGGVWGWLAGSPQEKDDDSP, encoded by the exons atgGCTATGCCTAGGGCAACCTCTGGTCCCGCTTACCCGGAGAGGTTCTACGCTGCTGCATCTTATGTCGGTCTCGACGGATCTGATTCGTCGGCGAAAAACGTCATCTCGAAATTCCCCGATGATACTGCACTACTTCTCTATGCGCTATACCAGCAG GCTACTGTAGGACCATGCAACACTCCGAAACCTAGTGCCTGGAGACCAGTGGAGCAAAGCAAATGGAAAAG TTGGCAGGGGCTCGGAACCATGCCCTCCATTGAGGCAATGCGTCTCTTTGTGAAAATTCTGGAG GAAGATGATCCTGGTTGGTATTCGAGGGCATCTAATGATATTCCAGATCCTGTTGTAGATGTCCAAATTAAT AGAGCAAAAGATGAGCCTGTTGTTGAGAATGGGAGCACATTTAGtgagacaaaaacaatttctacgGAGAATGGACGTTTGGCTGAAACCCAAGATAAAGATGTAGTCTCAGAAGACTCAAATACTGTTTCTGTATATAACCAGTGGACTGCACCCCAAACATCAGGTCAGCGTCCAAAAGCTCGTTACGag cATGGCGCAGCAGTTATTCAAGAtaagatgtatatatatggtggAAATCACAATGGCCGTTACCTTGGTGATCTTCAT GTTCTAGATTTAAAAAGTTGGACTTGGTCAAGAGTTGAAACCAAGGTTGCAACAGAATCTCAGGAAACATCAACTCCGACATTGTTAGCTCCTTGTGCTGGTCATTCTTTG ATAGCATGGGACAACAAGCTGCTGTCTATCGGTGGTCACACAAAGGATCCCTCAGAATCTATGCAAG TGAAGGTCTTTGATCCCCATACCATTACATGGTCAATGTTAAAGACATATGGAAAACCACCG GTTTCACGTGGAGGCCAGTCAGTTACAATGGTGGGTAAAACCTTGGTGATATTTGGCGGGCAAGATGCAAAGAGATCACTTCTGAACGATTTGCATATACTTGACCTAGACACGATGACCTGGGATGAGATAGATGCCGT GGGTGTATCTCCATCTCCGAGGTCTGATCATGCTGCTGCAGTGCATGCAGAACGGTTCCTTCTTATCTTTGGTGGCGGCTCACATGCAACCTGTTTCGATGACCTGCATGTCCTTGATTTGCAAACT ATGGAGTGGTCAAGACCAGCACAGCAAGGTGATGCACCAACTCCAAGAGCTGGACATGCTGGCGTGACAATTGGGGAGAACTGGTTTATTGTTGGTGGCGGTGATAACAAGAGTG GGGCATCGGAGAGTGTTGTACTAAACATGTCAACTCTTGCATGGTCGGTCGTTGCTTCAGTTCAAGGACGTGTACCTCTTGCTAGCGAG GGATTAAGTTTAGTGGTGAGTTCATACAATGGTGAAGATGTACTAGTCGCTTTTGGTGGATACAATGGACGTTACAATAACGAA ATTAATCTTCTTAAACCAAGCCACAAATCAACATTGCAAACAAAGACTCTGGAAGCGCCTTTGCCAGGTAGTCTTTCTGCTGTTAATAATGCCACAACCAGAGACATTGAGTCTGAGGTTGAGGTGAGCCAAGAAGGCAGGGTACGGGAAATTGTCATGGACAATGTTAACCCTGGATCAAAG GTTGAAGGAAACAGCGAACGCATTATTGCGACTATTAAATCTGAGAAGGAAGAGCTGGAGGCATCACTGAACAAAGAGAGGATGCAGACTCTCCAACTAAGGCAAGAGTTAGGAGAAGCAGAATTACGAAACACAGATTTGTACAAG GAACTTCAATCTGTTCGTGGCCAACTTGCAGCCGAACAATCAAGGTGTTTCAAACTGGAG GTTGATGTTGCAGAGCTAAGACAAAAGCTTCAAACATTGGAAACACTACAGAAGGAACTCGAACTCCTGCAACGTCAAAAGGCTGCCTCAGAACAAGCTGCAATGAACGCTAAACGACAGGGCTCGGGTGGCGTATGGGGCTGGCTCGCTGGAAGCCCTCAGgaaaaagatgatgattcGCCTTGA
- a CDS encoding uncharacterized protein (unknown protein; Has 30201 Blast hits to 17322 proteins in 780 species: Archae - 12; Bacteria - 1396; Metazoa - 17338; Fungi - 3422; Plants - 5037; Viruses - 0; Other Eukaryotes - 2996 (source: NCBI BLink).), which translates to MTWQPITGWEVRPFTITIYDAEKLPKCPSHQVMLLSSSPALLS; encoded by the coding sequence ATGACGTGGCAACCTATTACTGGATGGGAAGTTCGACCGTTCACCATCACCATTTATGACGCTGAGAAGTTACCAAAATGTCCTTCTCACCAAGTGATGCTTTTGTCATCTTCTCCAGCTTTACTCTCatga